The following proteins come from a genomic window of Blastococcus sp. HT6-30:
- a CDS encoding cytidine deaminase, whose translation MADLHPEDAKLVTLARSARGRTGAPEGAAVRDTDGRTYVAASVALPSLRLSALQAAVAAAVSSGVEGLEAAVLVSAADAVEQEGLAAVRDLTPDAPVHLAGPDGVVRTCA comes from the coding sequence GTGGCTGATCTGCACCCCGAGGACGCGAAGCTCGTCACCCTGGCCCGCTCCGCGCGCGGCCGCACCGGTGCGCCGGAGGGGGCCGCCGTGCGCGACACCGACGGCCGCACCTACGTCGCGGCGTCGGTCGCCCTGCCCTCGCTGCGGTTGTCGGCGCTGCAGGCCGCCGTGGCCGCCGCCGTCTCCAGCGGCGTCGAGGGCCTGGAGGCCGCGGTGCTCGTCTCCGCCGCCGACGCGGTCGAGCAGGAAGGGCTGGCCGCCGTCCGCGACCTCACGCCGGATGCGCCGGTGCACCTCGCCGGCCCCGACGGAGTCGTGCGCACCTGCGCCTAG
- the era gene encoding GTPase Era encodes MTDPDQPYRSGFVALVGRPNAGKTTLTNAMVGEKVGIVSNRPQTTRHAIRGVVHRPCGQIVLVDTPGLHKPKSLLGKRLNDVVRDTLSDVDVIVFCIPADQPVGTGDKFIARQLAEVKAPVVVVVTKTDAAGRKQVAEQLIAASQLVEAAEVVPVSAVGGDQVELLEDLLIKLLPEGPALYPQAQTTDEDVERQIAELIREAALEKVRQEVPHSLAVTVEEMSRRPDPKRAGGELVEVHALLHCERPSQKPMLLGKGGNIIKAIGTEARAGMETLLDARVHLELHVTVLGEWQDDPKKLNRLGY; translated from the coding sequence GTGACCGACCCTGACCAGCCGTACCGCAGTGGTTTCGTCGCCCTGGTCGGGCGTCCCAACGCCGGCAAGACGACGCTGACCAACGCGATGGTCGGCGAGAAGGTCGGCATCGTCAGCAACCGCCCGCAGACCACCCGGCACGCCATCCGGGGCGTCGTGCACCGGCCGTGCGGGCAGATCGTGCTGGTCGACACCCCCGGGCTGCACAAGCCCAAGAGCCTGCTGGGCAAGCGCCTGAACGACGTCGTCCGCGACACGCTCTCCGACGTCGACGTGATCGTCTTCTGCATCCCGGCCGACCAGCCCGTGGGCACCGGCGACAAGTTCATCGCCCGCCAGCTCGCCGAGGTGAAGGCGCCGGTGGTCGTGGTCGTCACGAAGACCGACGCCGCGGGCAGGAAGCAGGTCGCCGAGCAGCTCATCGCCGCCAGCCAGCTGGTGGAGGCTGCCGAGGTCGTGCCGGTCAGCGCCGTCGGGGGCGACCAGGTCGAGCTGCTCGAGGACCTGCTGATCAAGCTCCTGCCCGAGGGCCCGGCGCTGTACCCGCAGGCGCAGACCACCGACGAGGACGTCGAGCGGCAGATCGCCGAGCTGATCCGGGAGGCGGCGCTGGAGAAGGTCCGCCAGGAGGTGCCGCACTCCCTCGCCGTCACGGTGGAGGAGATGAGCCGGCGGCCCGACCCCAAGCGCGCCGGGGGCGAGCTGGTGGAGGTGCACGCGCTGCTGCACTGCGAGCGGCCGAGCCAGAAGCCGATGCTCCTGGGCAAGGGCGGAAACATCATCAAGGCGATCGGCACCGAGGCCCGGGCCGGCATGGAGACGCTGCTGGACGCCCGGGTGCACCTCGAGCTGCACGTCACCGTGCTCGGCGAGTGGCAGGACGACCCGAAGAAGCTCAACCGGCTGGGCTACTGA